The DNA segment TACAGGGCCTACTACGACTTCTACATTATCGTCAGCGAACATTTCTGCCATGGACTGGCAGAGTTTTTCTGTATGTTTCGGGTGCTGGAGAACTTGGAATTTCTCAACATACATCGGGCTGTGAAGTCCCGAAGTAAGAAGGAAATGACCTTCCAAGATAGCACCTGTTTCGATAAATAACTGTTTTACTTCTTCTTGCGTCATCATTTGAATGCGCCCTCCATTTCTTCTAAGATGGCTTTCGCTGCTGCCTGACCGTCGGGTGCCGCCGTGATCGGACGACCGACGACGAGATGTGTCGAGCCTTGACGAAGTGCGCTCGACGGTGTTGCGATACGGCTCTGATCGTTGACTGCGGCGCCGACAGGACGTACGCCCGGAGTTACGATCAAGAAGTCATCACCGCATACACTGCGGATGGCAGAAGCTTCTTGCGGAGATGCTACGACACCGTCCATACCGCTTTCTTTTGCGAGGAGTGCAAGACGAACGACTTGATCGCTGATCTCGCACGTGTGTCCCATCTGTCCCCACTGCTCTTGGTTCATGCTCGTGAGAATCGTAACAGCAATGACCTGCGGACGTGCAATCGACAAACGTGCAGCTTCATCAGCAACAGCTTCGACTGCTTTTTGCATCATGAGGGAGCCGCCGCTTGCGTGTACATTCATCATGTTGGCACCAAGACGCGTCAAGGCACTGAGACCTTTGGCAACGGTGTTCGGAATATCATACAGCTTTAAGTCCAAAAAGACGTTTTTCTGCTGTTCTTTTAAATAATGGATGATCGATTCTCCAACCGAATAATAAAGTTCCATACCGACTTTGTAGTAAGATACGCTGTCGTCTAAGGAAGTTACGAGCTGTTTGACAGGTTCGTCACTGGAGTAATCGAGTGCTACGATCAATCTATCTTTCATCTTTTATGCTCCTATTATCCGATTTTGACTTGACCAACGATGTCTTGAATCGATTTGATTCCGCGTGCATCGAGATATTCATCGATACCGCGCGTTACGTCCATCGCGACTGCAGGATTAACGAAGTTGGCCGTACCGATGGAGACGGCACTTGCACCTGCCAGGAAGAATTCGATGGCATCTTCTGCCGTCATGATACCGCCCATACCGATAATGGGGACTTTGACCGCTTGTGCGACCTGCCATACCATACGGACAGCAACAGGTTTGACAGCAGGACCCGAGAGTCCGCCAACGATGTTGCCGAGGACAGGTTTCCACGTTTTCGTATCAATGACCATGCCGAGGAGCGTGTTGATCATCGAGATGATATCTGCA comes from the Selenomonadales bacterium genome and includes:
- the pyrF gene encoding orotidine-5'-phosphate decarboxylase; its protein translation is MKDRLIVALDYSSDEPVKQLVTSLDDSVSYYKVGMELYYSVGESIIHYLKEQQKNVFLDLKLYDIPNTVAKGLSALTRLGANMMNVHASGGSLMMQKAVEAVADEAARLSIARPQVIAVTILTSMNQEQWGQMGHTCEISDQVVRLALLAKESGMDGVVASPQEASAIRSVCGDDFLIVTPGVRPVGAAVNDQSRIATPSSALRQGSTHLVVGRPITAAPDGQAAAKAILEEMEGAFK
- a CDS encoding orotate phosphoribosyltransferase, which gives rise to MTQEEVKQLFIETGAILEGHFLLTSGLHSPMYVEKFQVLQHPKHTEKLCQSMAEMFADDNVEVVVGPV